In a single window of the Streptomyces sp. CGMCC 4.7035 genome:
- a CDS encoding SSI family serine proteinase inhibitor has product MVQITSRGLLLAAVAVLSAAAAPPVAYAQGRLPVPGGDGLVVTVSHAGRADGTYLLRCHPGRGSHPDPADACDALDRRTIWGRDPFAPVPPRSLCTMQYGGPATAHVTGTWAGRPVDARYDRSDGCQVARWDDLVPLLPTVRPWGPPRRATAGSGVRHW; this is encoded by the coding sequence ATGGTCCAGATCACCTCGCGCGGCCTGCTGCTCGCTGCCGTCGCCGTCCTGTCCGCGGCCGCGGCGCCCCCCGTGGCGTACGCCCAGGGTCGTCTCCCCGTGCCCGGCGGCGACGGACTCGTCGTCACCGTCAGCCACGCGGGGCGGGCCGACGGGACGTACCTGCTGCGCTGTCATCCGGGCCGCGGCAGCCATCCGGACCCCGCCGACGCGTGCGACGCCCTGGACCGGCGGACCATCTGGGGCCGGGACCCCTTCGCCCCGGTGCCGCCGCGCAGCCTCTGCACGATGCAGTACGGCGGCCCCGCCACCGCGCATGTCACCGGGACCTGGGCCGGGCGCCCGGTCGACGCGCGGTACGACCGCAGCGACGGCTGTCAGGTCGCCCGCTGGGACGACCTCGTTCCCCTGCTGCCGACCGTGCGTCCATGGGGCCCTCCCCGCCGGGCCACGGCCGGCTCGGGGGTACGGCACTGGTGA